Proteins from a genomic interval of Pseudomonas paeninsulae:
- the sigX gene encoding RNA polymerase sigma factor SigX — protein MNKAQPMSLRYDPRELSDEELVARAHGELFHVTRAYEELMRRYQRTLFNVCARYLGSERDADDVCQEVMLKVLYGLKNFEGKSKFKTWLYSITYNECITQYRKERRKRRLVDALSLDPLEEASEEKMPTVESRGGLDRWLVHVNPIDREILVLRFVAELEFQEIADIMHMGLSATKMRYKRALDRLREKFSGNLET, from the coding sequence TTGAATAAAGCCCAACCGATGTCCTTGCGCTATGACCCCCGCGAACTCTCCGATGAGGAACTCGTTGCGCGTGCGCATGGCGAGCTTTTTCACGTTACCCGTGCTTATGAAGAGCTGATGCGTCGTTACCAGCGCACATTGTTTAACGTATGCGCACGTTATCTGGGGAGCGAGCGTGACGCCGATGATGTTTGTCAAGAGGTTATGCTCAAGGTTCTTTATGGTTTGAAGAATTTCGAAGGTAAATCGAAGTTTAAAACCTGGCTGTACAGCATTACCTATAACGAGTGTATTACCCAGTACCGTAAAGAACGGCGCAAACGTCGCCTGGTGGATGCATTAAGTCTGGATCCATTGGAAGAGGCATCTGAAGAAAAGATGCCTACAGTTGAGAGCCGTGGTGGGCTGGATCGCTGGCTTGTGCATGTCAATCCAATTGACCGGGAAATCCTGGTTCTGCGTTTTGTCGCAGAGCTGGAGTTTCAAGAGATTGCCGACATCATGCACATGGGCCTGAGCGCCACTAAAATGCGCTACAAGCGCGCCCTCGACCGGTTGCGAGAAAAATTTTCAGGCAATCTTGAAACTTAA
- a CDS encoding zinc transporter ZntB has translation MHEEDSAQWGLVHAFVLDGAGGARAITQGQLAGLELAEQESLWLHWDRSHSQTQHWLRGESGLSEFACDLLLEENTRPRLLALPDDELLLFLRGINLNPGAEPEDMVSVRIFAAARRVISLRLRPLRATEDVIADLAAGRGPKTSSELILTLADYLTDKVDALVADLSERVDEQEELVDADEHAVPDHAQLLQVRRRAASLRRFLAPQSEIYAQLTRKQQTWFLVDDPGYWNELHNRLTRYLEELELSRERVSLLLEAENRRMDQRMNRIMYRFAIITGVFLPMSFLTGLLGINVGGIPGSENAYGFLIACLIMLVVALAQWWLLRRLRWA, from the coding sequence ATGCACGAGGAAGACAGCGCGCAATGGGGCTTGGTGCATGCTTTTGTCCTGGATGGCGCAGGCGGCGCGCGCGCGATCACTCAAGGGCAACTGGCCGGCCTCGAACTGGCCGAGCAGGAAAGCCTGTGGCTGCACTGGGATCGCAGTCACTCGCAGACCCAGCACTGGCTGCGCGGCGAAAGCGGCTTGAGCGAATTTGCCTGCGACCTGCTGCTAGAGGAGAACACCCGGCCACGCCTGCTGGCACTGCCGGATGACGAGTTGTTGCTGTTTCTCCGTGGGATCAATCTCAACCCGGGCGCGGAGCCGGAGGACATGGTGTCAGTACGCATCTTCGCCGCTGCTCGCCGGGTCATTTCTCTGCGCCTGCGACCGTTGCGCGCGACCGAGGACGTGATCGCCGACCTTGCGGCCGGGCGCGGACCGAAAACCTCGTCAGAGCTGATCCTGACCCTGGCGGATTACCTGACGGACAAGGTCGACGCCCTGGTCGCCGACTTGTCCGAGCGGGTCGACGAGCAGGAGGAACTGGTCGATGCCGATGAGCACGCGGTACCGGATCACGCGCAGTTGCTGCAAGTGCGGCGGCGTGCTGCCAGCCTGCGCCGCTTTCTCGCGCCACAGAGTGAAATCTACGCGCAGCTGACACGCAAGCAGCAGACCTGGTTCCTTGTCGACGATCCTGGTTATTGGAACGAACTGCACAACCGTCTGACCCGCTACCTGGAAGAGCTGGAGCTCAGTCGCGAGCGGGTCAGTCTGCTGCTGGAGGCGGAAAACCGCCGTATGGATCAGCGGATGAACCGCATCATGTACCGCTTTGCCATCATCACCGGGGTCTTCCTGCCGATGAGCTTCCTTACCGGTCTGCTGGGCATCAATGTCGGCGGCATACCCGGCTCTGAGAACGCCTATGGCTTCCTTATCGCCTGCTTGATCATGCTGGTGGTCGCCCTTGCTCAGTGGTGGCTGCTACGCCGTTTGCGCTGGGCCTGA
- the ppsA gene encoding phosphoenolpyruvate synthase has product MVEYVVSLDKLGNHDVEHVGGKNASLGEMISNLAGAGVSVPGGFATTAQAYRDFLEQSGLNAQIHAALDALDVDDVNALAKTGAQIRQWVMDAPFPEKLNSEIRKAFATMSEGNEHMAVAVRSSATAEDLPDASFAGQQETFLNIRGVDNVIRAAKEVFASLFNDRAISYRVHQGFDHKLVALSAGVQRMVRSETGTAGVMFTLDTESGFRDVVFITGAYGLGETVVQGAVNPDEFYVHKQTLEAGRPAILRRNLGSKAIKMIYGDEAKAGKSVKVVDVDCADRARFCLSDAEVSELAKQALIIEKHYGRPMDIEWAKDGDDGKLYVVQARPETVRSRTNINVMERYLLKETGTVLVEGRAIGQKIGAGKVRVINDISEMDKVQPGDVLVSDMTDPDWEPVMKRASAIVTNRGGRTCHAAIIARELGVPAVVGCGNATQVLKDGMGVTVSCAEGDTGFIFEGELGFDIRTNSVDAMPDLPFKIMMNVGNPDRAFDFAQLPNAGVGLARLEFIINRMIGVHPKALLNFAGLPPEIKDSVEKRIAGYDDPVNFYVEKLVEGISTLAAAFWPKKVIVRLSDFKSNEYANLIGGKLYEPEEENPMLGFRGASRYISESFRDCFELECRAMKKVRNEMGLTNVEIMVPFVRTLGEASQVIDLLASNGLKRGENGLRIIMMCELPSNAILAEEFLEFFDGFSIGSNDLTQLTLGLDRDSGIVAHLFDERNPAVKKLLSNAIQACNKAGKYVGICGQGPSDHPDLAKWLMEQGIESVSLNPDSVLDTWFFLAEAQPS; this is encoded by the coding sequence TTGGTAGAGTACGTAGTTTCCCTCGATAAGCTCGGCAATCACGATGTTGAGCACGTAGGGGGCAAGAACGCCTCCCTGGGCGAGATGATCAGCAACCTTGCTGGCGCCGGTGTATCGGTTCCCGGTGGTTTCGCTACTACCGCTCAGGCCTACCGCGACTTTCTCGAGCAGAGCGGCCTGAATGCGCAGATCCATGCGGCGCTGGATGCCTTGGATGTTGACGATGTCAATGCTCTGGCCAAGACCGGTGCGCAAATTCGCCAGTGGGTGATGGATGCACCCTTCCCGGAGAAGCTCAATTCTGAGATCCGCAAGGCCTTCGCCACTATGTCCGAAGGCAACGAGCATATGGCCGTAGCTGTGCGTTCTTCGGCCACCGCGGAAGACCTGCCGGATGCTTCCTTCGCCGGCCAGCAAGAGACCTTCTTGAATATTCGCGGCGTGGACAACGTGATTCGTGCGGCCAAGGAAGTGTTCGCTTCGCTGTTCAATGACCGCGCCATTTCCTACCGTGTGCATCAGGGCTTCGACCACAAGCTGGTGGCCCTGTCTGCCGGCGTGCAGCGCATGGTGCGCTCGGAAACCGGCACCGCGGGGGTCATGTTCACCCTCGACACCGAGTCGGGTTTTCGCGATGTGGTGTTCATCACCGGCGCTTACGGTCTCGGCGAGACAGTGGTGCAGGGGGCGGTCAATCCCGACGAATTCTATGTGCACAAGCAGACTCTTGAGGCCGGGCGTCCGGCGATCCTGCGCCGCAACCTGGGCAGCAAGGCGATCAAGATGATTTACGGCGATGAAGCCAAGGCCGGCAAGTCGGTCAAGGTGGTCGATGTCGACTGTGCTGATCGTGCACGGTTCTGTCTGAGCGATGCCGAGGTCAGCGAGCTGGCCAAGCAAGCCTTGATCATCGAGAAGCACTACGGCCGGCCGATGGACATCGAGTGGGCCAAGGACGGCGATGACGGCAAGCTATACGTCGTCCAGGCCCGTCCGGAAACGGTGAGAAGCCGCACCAATATCAATGTGATGGAGCGCTACCTGCTCAAGGAAACCGGCACCGTGTTGGTCGAGGGCCGGGCGATCGGCCAGAAGATCGGCGCAGGCAAGGTGCGGGTAATCAATGACATCTCCGAAATGGACAAGGTCCAGCCAGGCGACGTGCTGGTTTCCGACATGACCGATCCGGATTGGGAACCGGTGATGAAGCGTGCCAGTGCCATCGTCACCAACCGTGGCGGGCGTACCTGCCACGCGGCGATCATCGCCCGTGAGCTGGGTGTTCCGGCGGTGGTTGGCTGTGGCAATGCCACCCAGGTGCTGAAAGACGGCATGGGTGTGACGGTTTCCTGCGCCGAGGGCGACACCGGATTCATCTTCGAGGGCGAGCTGGGCTTCGATATCCGCACAAACTCCGTAGATGCCATGCCCGACCTGCCGTTCAAGATCATGATGAACGTCGGCAACCCTGATCGCGCCTTCGATTTCGCCCAGCTGCCGAACGCCGGCGTGGGCCTGGCGCGTCTGGAATTCATCATCAACCGGATGATCGGTGTACACCCGAAAGCGCTGCTGAACTTCGCCGGCCTGCCGCCGGAAATCAAGGACAGCGTCGAGAAGCGCATTGCCGGTTACGACGATCCAGTCAATTTCTATGTCGAGAAGCTGGTCGAAGGGATCAGCACCCTGGCTGCTGCGTTCTGGCCGAAGAAGGTCATCGTGCGTCTGTCCGACTTCAAGTCCAACGAATACGCCAACCTGATCGGCGGCAAGCTCTACGAGCCGGAAGAAGAAAATCCGATGCTCGGTTTCCGTGGCGCCTCGCGGTATATCAGCGAGTCCTTCCGCGATTGCTTCGAGCTGGAATGCCGGGCGATGAAGAAGGTGCGCAACGAGATGGGCCTGACTAACGTCGAGATCATGGTGCCTTTCGTGCGCACCCTGGGCGAAGCCAGTCAGGTGATCGACCTGCTGGCCAGCAATGGCCTGAAGCGCGGCGAGAACGGGCTGCGCATCATCATGATGTGCGAACTGCCGTCCAACGCGATTCTGGCTGAAGAGTTCCTCGAGTTCTTCGACGGCTTCTCGATTGGTTCCAACGACCTGACCCAGCTGACCCTGGGCCTGGACCGCGATTCGGGCATCGTTGCGCACCTGTTCGATGAGCGTAATCCGGCGGTCAAGAAGCTGCTGTCCAATGCCATTCAGGCCTGCAACAAGGCCGGCAAGTACGTCGGCATCTGTGGTCAGGGTCCATCCGATCACCCGGATCTGGCCAAATGGCTGATGGAGCAGGGCATCGAAAGTGTGTCGCTTAACCCAGACTCGGTATTGGATACCTGGTTCTTCCTGGCGGAAGCCCAGCCATCCTGA
- the ppsR gene encoding posphoenolpyruvate synthetase regulatory kinase/phosphorylase PpsR, giving the protein MKRTAFFISDGTGITAETLGQSLLAQFETITFTKLTRPYIDSVEKARAMVQQINSAAENDDARPIIFDTIVNQEIREVLAESEGFMIDIFSSFLAPLEQELSSHSSYSVGKSHSIGHNSNYMERIEAVNFALDNDDGARTHYYDKADLILVGVSRCGKTPTCLYMAMQYGIRAANYPLTEDDMEHLQLPAVLKKYRDKLFGLTIDPDRLTAIRHERKPNSRYASFAQAEFEVREVESLFRRENINFINSTYFSVEEISAKILVEKGVERRLK; this is encoded by the coding sequence ATGAAACGAACCGCTTTCTTCATCTCCGACGGCACCGGCATTACGGCCGAAACCCTGGGTCAGAGCTTATTGGCGCAGTTCGAAACCATCACCTTCACCAAACTCACGCGACCGTACATTGATAGCGTGGAAAAAGCGCGCGCAATGGTACAACAAATCAATAGTGCTGCCGAGAATGACGATGCGCGACCAATCATCTTCGACACCATCGTCAACCAGGAAATCCGCGAGGTTCTAGCCGAATCCGAAGGCTTCATGATTGACATCTTCTCGAGCTTTCTTGCACCACTCGAGCAAGAATTGAGTTCGCACTCGTCCTACTCGGTCGGCAAGTCCCATTCCATCGGGCACAACTCCAATTACATGGAACGTATCGAGGCGGTGAACTTCGCCCTGGACAACGACGACGGCGCTCGTACGCACTATTACGACAAGGCTGACCTGATCCTGGTCGGCGTTTCCCGTTGCGGCAAAACGCCCACGTGCCTGTATATGGCAATGCAATACGGAATTCGTGCCGCAAATTACCCGCTAACCGAAGATGACATGGAACACCTGCAGCTTCCTGCCGTGCTGAAGAAGTACCGAGACAAGCTGTTCGGCCTGACCATCGACCCGGATCGATTGACCGCCATTCGCCATGAACGCAAGCCCAACAGTCGCTACGCCAGCTTCGCCCAGGCCGAGTTCGAGGTGCGCGAGGTGGAGAGCCTGTTCCGCCGCGAAAACATCAACTTCATCAATTCCACGTATTTTTCCGTGGAAGAGATTTCCGCCAAGATTCTGGTGGAAAAAGGCGTCGAGCGCCGCCTGAAGTAG
- a CDS encoding mechanosensitive ion channel family protein produces MELDPWTQSLVTAMTALWTKVAVFIPNLFVALILVLLGFVVAKLLDTLLSKLLGKIGLDRLMAGTGLTKLLSRAGIQVPVSTFIGKIIYWFVLLIFLVSAAESLGLERVSATLDVLASYLPKVFGAALVLVAGVLLAQLVSGVVRGAAEGVGLDYAHGLARIGQGLVIIISISVAIGQLEIKTDLLNNVIAIVLISVGLAAALALGLGSREIAGQILAGIYVRELYQVGQQVQVGEVEGQIEEIGTVKTILLTDAGELVSVANRTLLEQRVSSR; encoded by the coding sequence ATGGAACTAGATCCCTGGACTCAAAGCCTGGTAACCGCGATGACTGCGCTCTGGACCAAAGTCGCCGTTTTTATCCCGAACCTGTTCGTGGCGTTGATCCTGGTGCTGCTCGGCTTTGTCGTGGCCAAGCTGCTCGATACCTTGCTGTCGAAGTTGCTCGGCAAGATCGGCCTGGATCGTCTGATGGCGGGTACCGGGCTGACCAAGCTATTGAGCCGCGCCGGTATCCAGGTGCCGGTTTCGACCTTCATAGGCAAGATCATCTACTGGTTCGTACTGTTGATTTTTCTCGTCTCGGCGGCGGAATCGCTCGGTCTGGAACGAGTCTCGGCCACGCTCGATGTATTGGCGTCCTATCTGCCCAAGGTATTTGGTGCCGCACTGGTGCTGGTCGCCGGCGTACTGTTGGCGCAATTGGTCAGTGGCGTGGTGCGCGGTGCCGCCGAGGGTGTAGGCCTGGATTATGCCCACGGCCTGGCCCGTATCGGCCAGGGGCTGGTGATCATCATCAGTATTTCGGTGGCCATCGGCCAGTTGGAGATCAAAACCGACCTGCTGAACAACGTCATTGCCATCGTGTTGATTTCGGTGGGGCTGGCTGCCGCTCTGGCGCTGGGCTTGGGTAGCCGGGAAATCGCCGGGCAGATTCTGGCCGGAATTTATGTGCGCGAGTTGTACCAGGTAGGGCAACAAGTTCAGGTTGGTGAGGTCGAAGGGCAGATCGAGGAAATTGGCACGGTCAAGACTATCCTGCTAACCGACGCGGGCGAGTTGGTCTCGGTGGCTAATCGCACCCTGCTCGAGCAGCGGGTAAGCAGTCGCTAA
- a CDS encoding alpha/beta fold hydrolase has protein sequence MQSSSQLFPVALISAEFRFDLSEDVYRLKPGNSPDASVELALTRLGVAGHATERGVPVILLPGSFSNRRFWYSPKGLGLGPHLARAGFDVWIAEMRGHGLSPRNKGYRHNRVSDYVRYDLPAIADFVHEQNPQPAHWLGHSLGGITLAGALGGQHLDQDRVASAALFGSQISRTYWPLKVPPVEWGGRLLLKRFSVLSGSRLKRGPEDEPIGLALESLRWHGLFGRFGDAERDWWAGLAEVRVPVLAVAAAGDRQDPPWACRKLLEQFGSPLNEFLCLGKENGFASDFGHVEMLVSKEAQREVWPLVAGWLGKARDIKRAALEQEEGVSPAQ, from the coding sequence ATGCAAAGTAGCAGTCAGCTTTTCCCCGTCGCCTTGATCAGCGCGGAATTTCGTTTCGACTTGAGTGAGGATGTCTATCGCCTCAAGCCCGGCAACAGCCCCGACGCCAGCGTCGAGCTGGCCCTCACCCGTTTGGGCGTGGCCGGCCACGCGACCGAGCGCGGCGTGCCGGTGATCCTGTTGCCTGGCAGTTTTTCCAATCGACGCTTCTGGTATTCGCCCAAGGGGCTTGGTCTCGGTCCTCACCTGGCGCGTGCCGGCTTCGATGTATGGATCGCCGAAATGCGCGGGCATGGGCTGTCGCCGCGCAACAAGGGCTACAGGCACAACCGCGTCAGCGACTACGTGCGCTACGACTTGCCGGCGATTGCAGACTTCGTCCATGAGCAGAATCCACAGCCGGCCCATTGGCTGGGCCACTCGCTGGGCGGCATCACCTTGGCCGGTGCGCTGGGCGGGCAGCATCTTGACCAGGACCGAGTGGCGTCGGCGGCGTTATTCGGCAGTCAGATCAGTCGCACCTACTGGCCGCTGAAAGTACCGCCGGTGGAGTGGGGCGGGCGCTTGCTGCTCAAGCGTTTTTCCGTATTGTCCGGCAGCCGGCTCAAGCGCGGGCCGGAAGATGAGCCGATTGGCCTGGCTTTGGAGAGTTTGCGCTGGCATGGTCTGTTTGGCCGCTTTGGCGATGCCGAGCGTGATTGGTGGGCCGGCCTGGCCGAGGTGCGGGTTCCGGTATTGGCGGTAGCGGCAGCGGGTGACCGGCAGGATCCGCCGTGGGCCTGCCGCAAGTTGCTTGAGCAGTTCGGTTCACCGCTCAACGAGTTCCTTTGTCTGGGTAAGGAAAACGGTTTCGCCAGCGATTTCGGCCATGTCGAGATGCTGGTCAGCAAAGAGGCGCAACGCGAGGTATGGCCGCTGGTGGCGGGTTGGCTGGGCAAGGCTCGGGATATTAAAAGGGCCGCGCTTGAGCAGGAAGAGGGCGTTTCGCCTGCGCAGTGA
- the prpD gene encoding 2-methylcitrate dehydratase: MSANVDLNIRPDYDQVIQDVADYVLTYKIESAEALNTARNCLMDTLGCGLLALRFPECTKHLGPFVEGTVVPNGARVPGTSFRLDPLKAAWDIGCIVRWLDYNDTWLAAEWGHPSDNLGGILAVADHLSQLRVSRGETPLSMRVVLDAMIMAHEIQGVFALENSFNRVGLDHVLLVKLASTAVCARLMGANREQLLSAISHVFVDGQALRSYRHAPNAGSRKSWAAGDATSRGVRLADIAMRGEMGIPGALSAAQWGFYDVLFSHTNNDLALKPSEARQFSFPQGFASYVMENVLFKVSFPAEFHAQTACEAAVTLHPQVRDRLHEIDRIVITTHESAIRIISKVGTLANPADRDHCIQYMTAVPLAFGNLVAEQYEDDFHAANPIIDELREKMEIVEDPRYTREYLEADKRSIANAVQVFFKDGSSTTQVAVEYPVGHRRRRAEGIALLEDKFKANLATRFSAQRSAQIFHLCQDQAALEATPVQRFMDMWVV, translated from the coding sequence ATGAGCGCCAATGTCGACCTGAATATCCGCCCCGACTATGACCAGGTGATCCAGGACGTCGCCGACTATGTCCTGACCTACAAGATCGAGTCCGCTGAGGCCCTGAATACCGCGCGCAACTGCCTGATGGACACCCTCGGCTGCGGTTTGCTGGCGCTGCGCTTTCCCGAGTGCACCAAGCACCTCGGTCCGTTCGTCGAGGGTACCGTGGTGCCAAACGGTGCGCGCGTGCCGGGCACCAGTTTCCGTCTGGATCCGCTTAAGGCCGCCTGGGATATCGGCTGCATCGTGCGTTGGCTGGACTACAACGACACCTGGCTGGCGGCCGAGTGGGGCCATCCATCGGACAACCTCGGCGGTATTCTCGCGGTGGCCGACCACCTGTCGCAACTGCGCGTATCCCGGGGCGAAACGCCGCTGAGCATGCGTGTGGTGCTGGACGCGATGATCATGGCCCATGAGATCCAGGGCGTGTTCGCCCTGGAAAACTCCTTCAACCGGGTCGGTCTCGACCATGTGCTGCTGGTCAAGCTGGCCTCTACCGCCGTCTGCGCCAGGCTGATGGGAGCCAACCGTGAGCAACTGCTGTCGGCTATCTCGCATGTCTTCGTCGACGGCCAGGCGCTACGTAGCTACCGCCACGCGCCGAACGCCGGGTCGCGCAAATCCTGGGCGGCGGGCGATGCTACCAGCCGTGGTGTGCGCCTGGCCGATATCGCCATGCGTGGCGAGATGGGCATTCCTGGCGCGCTAAGCGCAGCGCAGTGGGGTTTCTACGACGTACTGTTCAGTCACACCAACAACGACCTGGCGCTGAAACCAAGCGAGGCGCGCCAATTCAGTTTCCCGCAGGGGTTCGCCAGCTATGTGATGGAAAACGTGCTGTTCAAGGTCAGTTTCCCTGCCGAGTTTCACGCGCAGACCGCCTGTGAAGCGGCTGTCACCCTGCATCCGCAGGTCAGGGATCGTTTGCACGAAATCGATAGAATCGTCATCACCACCCACGAATCGGCGATTCGCATCATCTCCAAGGTTGGCACCTTGGCCAATCCGGCCGATCGCGATCACTGCATCCAGTACATGACCGCCGTACCACTGGCTTTTGGCAATCTGGTGGCCGAGCAGTACGAAGATGACTTTCATGCCGCCAACCCGATCATCGACGAGTTGCGCGAGAAGATGGAGATAGTCGAGGACCCGCGCTACACCCGCGAGTACCTGGAAGCCGACAAACGTTCGATTGCCAATGCGGTTCAGGTGTTCTTCAAGGATGGCTCATCGACCACGCAAGTCGCGGTTGAGTACCCTGTCGGTCACCGGCGCCGCCGCGCCGAGGGCATTGCGTTGCTGGAGGACAAGTTCAAGGCCAATCTGGCAACCCGTTTCAGTGCCCAGCGCAGCGCGCAGATTTTCCACCTGTGCCAGGATCAGGCAGCGCTTGAAGCCACGCCAGTGCAGCGGTTCATGGACATGTGGGTGGTGTAA
- a CDS encoding CrfX protein: MPDPFEESLRDMLKSGASDHDDDACLHRVLKTANRQVGAGDLFALMGHWLGALMIALNSGSAHVAPVTRRDSSASTNSASTNKAD; this comes from the coding sequence ATGCCCGATCCATTTGAAGAATCCCTGCGCGATATGCTCAAGTCCGGCGCGTCCGATCACGACGACGACGCTTGTCTGCATCGCGTATTGAAGACTGCCAATCGCCAGGTCGGCGCGGGCGATCTGTTCGCGCTCATGGGCCATTGGCTCGGCGCCTTGATGATCGCCCTGAATAGCGGCTCGGCCCATGTCGCCCCGGTTACCCGTCGCGACTCTAGCGCGTCTACTAATTCTGCTTCTACTAATAAGGCTGACTGA
- the rraA gene encoding ribonuclease E activity regulator RraA, with protein MHYITPDLCDAYPELVQVVEPMFSNFGGRDSFGGEIVTIKCFEDNSLVKEQVEQPGKGKVMVVDGGASMRRALLGDMLAEKAAKNGWEGLVIYGCVRDVDVLAQTDLGIQALASHPMKTDKRGIGDLNVAVTFAGVTFRPGEYLYADNNGIIISPAALKMPE; from the coding sequence ATGCATTACATCACCCCAGATTTGTGTGACGCCTACCCGGAGTTGGTGCAGGTCGTCGAGCCGATGTTCAGCAATTTCGGCGGCCGCGATTCCTTCGGTGGCGAGATCGTCACCATCAAGTGCTTTGAAGACAACTCGCTGGTCAAGGAGCAGGTTGAGCAGCCAGGCAAGGGCAAGGTGATGGTGGTCGACGGTGGCGCCTCCATGCGCCGCGCTCTGCTTGGCGACATGCTCGCAGAAAAAGCCGCGAAGAATGGCTGGGAAGGCCTGGTGATCTATGGCTGTGTACGCGATGTCGATGTCCTGGCGCAGACCGACCTCGGTATACAGGCGTTGGCCAGCCATCCGATGAAGACCGACAAGCGTGGTATCGGCGACCTGAATGTGGCGGTGACCTTTGCTGGTGTGACTTTCCGCCCGGGCGAGTACCTGTATGCCGACAACAACGGCATCATTATTTCGCCCGCTGCACTGAAAATGCCGGAATAA
- the prpF gene encoding 2-methylaconitate cis-trans isomerase PrpF, producing MAHAAQIKVPATYIRGGTSKGVFFRLQDLPQSCQVPGASRDQLFMRVIGSPDPYSAQIDGMGGATSSTSKCVILSKSSQPDHDVDYLYGQVSIDKAFVDWSGNCGNLSTAAGAFAIHAGLVDPSRIPQSGTCVVRIWQANISKTIIAHVPVTNSQVQETGDFELDGVTFPAAEIVLEFLDPSDDGEEGGSMFPTGNLVDELEVPGVGTFKATMITAGIPTIFVNAEDIGYSGTELREQINGDPAQLARFEKIRVAGALRMGLIKTADEALTRQHTPKIAFVAPATDYVASSGKTIKAGDVDLLVRALSMGKLHHAMMGTCAVAIGTAAAIPGTLVSLAAGGGARSAVRFGHPSGTLRVGAEANQVDGEWTVVKAIMSRSARVLMEGWVRVPGDAF from the coding sequence ATGGCTCATGCAGCCCAGATCAAAGTTCCCGCCACCTATATTCGTGGCGGTACCAGCAAAGGCGTGTTCTTCCGCCTGCAAGACCTACCGCAGAGCTGCCAGGTGCCAGGTGCTTCACGCGACCAGCTGTTTATGCGCGTGATCGGCAGCCCCGATCCCTATTCCGCCCAGATCGACGGCATGGGCGGCGCCACTTCCAGCACCAGCAAGTGCGTGATCCTGTCGAAAAGCAGCCAGCCCGATCATGACGTGGACTACCTCTACGGTCAGGTTTCCATCGACAAGGCCTTCGTTGATTGGTCCGGCAACTGCGGCAACCTGTCGACCGCTGCTGGCGCTTTTGCGATCCATGCTGGCTTGGTCGATCCGTCGCGTATCCCGCAGAGCGGCACCTGCGTGGTGCGCATCTGGCAGGCCAATATCAGCAAGACCATCATCGCCCACGTGCCGGTGACTAATAGCCAGGTGCAGGAAACCGGTGACTTCGAACTCGACGGGGTGACCTTTCCCGCTGCGGAGATCGTGCTGGAGTTCCTCGATCCGTCCGATGATGGCGAGGAGGGTGGCTCGATGTTCCCCACCGGCAATCTGGTCGATGAGTTGGAAGTACCAGGCGTTGGCACTTTCAAGGCGACCATGATCACCGCCGGCATTCCGACCATATTCGTCAATGCCGAAGACATCGGCTATAGCGGCACCGAACTGCGCGAGCAGATCAACGGTGACCCCGCGCAACTGGCGCGCTTCGAGAAAATCCGCGTGGCCGGGGCATTGCGTATGGGGCTGATCAAAACGGCGGATGAGGCACTCACCCGCCAACACACGCCGAAGATCGCCTTCGTTGCACCTGCGACGGACTATGTGGCTTCCAGCGGCAAAACCATCAAGGCTGGTGATGTCGACCTGCTGGTGCGCGCACTGTCCATGGGCAAGCTGCACCACGCCATGATGGGCACTTGCGCGGTGGCCATCGGCACCGCCGCGGCGATTCCGGGCACCTTGGTGAGCCTGGCGGCGGGCGGCGGGGCGCGTAGCGCCGTGCGCTTCGGCCATCCCTCGGGCACCCTGCGGGTTGGCGCCGAAGCCAACCAGGTCGACGGCGAGTGGACGGTGGTCAAGGCGATCATGAGTCGCAGCGCCCGCGTGCTGATGGAAGGCTGGGTGCGCGTACCCGGCGATGCGTTCTGA